The Acetonema longum DSM 6540 genome has a window encoding:
- a CDS encoding NUDIX hydrolase produces MDPVIHINGQKKAASRALRQALNQQPATIDNPEDYLTSAVLLPLLEVQGETCILFEIRSAELARQPGEICFPGGRIEAVDPSPAAAALRETSEELGIGQDTIEFLGPMNYLISPIGVILYPFVGYLRQPEDVCPNPREVARTFTVPLNYLLNHRPVIGQMELASRPLPDFPLYLLDRYSNGWKRRTQYPVWFYQYEDQVIWGLTARILYSFLEKIRLLGDL; encoded by the coding sequence ATGGACCCCGTGATTCATATTAACGGTCAAAAAAAGGCAGCGAGCCGAGCGCTGCGGCAAGCATTAAATCAACAGCCGGCCACGATCGACAATCCGGAGGATTATTTGACTTCAGCGGTTTTGCTGCCTCTATTGGAGGTGCAGGGAGAAACCTGTATTCTGTTCGAAATCCGTTCTGCCGAACTGGCCCGGCAGCCGGGCGAGATCTGCTTTCCCGGCGGCAGGATCGAGGCTGTCGACCCCTCGCCGGCGGCCGCCGCTCTGAGAGAGACCAGTGAAGAATTGGGCATAGGCCAGGATACGATTGAATTTCTCGGCCCGATGAACTATCTGATTAGTCCCATCGGAGTGATATTGTACCCGTTTGTGGGGTATTTGCGTCAGCCGGAGGACGTGTGCCCCAATCCCCGTGAAGTGGCCCGGACGTTTACTGTGCCGCTGAATTATCTTTTGAACCATCGGCCGGTAATTGGCCAAATGGAACTGGCCAGCCGTCCCCTGCCGGATTTTCCGCTGTATTTGCTTGATCGTTATTCCAACGGATGGAAAAGACGGACCCAATATCCGGTCTGGTTTTACCAATACGAGGACCAGGTGATCTGGGGGTTAACCGCCCGGATACTATATAGTTTTTTAGAGAAAATCAGACTACTGGGGGACCTCTGA